GGTGTTCCCGATGAAGGGCGTTAGCAGACCAACCTCGATCTGGTCCTCTGTGAATCCCAGCTGCTTGGCCACCCTCAATGGGAACTTGCCGTTGGGCTGGTGGAATACCGCATAATCGTAATCTTCGGGTTTTGACTTCGCCATCTCCATCAAGGACTTGGCGTTGGCTATGATGTGCTTGAAGTAAGCGGGCTCTCCCGTGAAGCGCCCCTCGTGGGATGGATAGGGCTGGCCCTCCCTCCTCCAGAAGTCCGGGGTGTCGGTGGTGTACGAAGAGGTGTGATTGATCTTCGCAATGAGCTTCTGCGACCCTATCAGGAAGGCCGCTCCACCCGCTGAAGCTGAATACTCCAGCGGGTCGCCGGGAGCTCCCTGGGAGGTGTCCGCCCCAATGGCAACACCGTACTTCACCATTCCAGAGCCGACAAGGCCCATACATGTCTGTATGGCCGCTGTTCCGGCCTTACAGGCGAATTCGAAGTCAGCGACGGTCAGGTTGGGCGAGGCCTCGATCGCCTCCGCCACTATCGTCCCGCTGGGCTTGACAGCGTAAGGGTGCGACTCCGATCCCACATAGATCGCTCCGATCTCCTGTGGATCGATGTTGACCCTTTTCATCATGTTCCGGGCGGCCTCCACCGAAATGGTGATGACATCCTCATCCGGAGATGGGACCGACTTGCTGAAAATGAGCAACCCCCGGCTCAGAGCCTCCCCATCG
This region of Methanomassiliicoccales archaeon genomic DNA includes:
- a CDS encoding hydroxymethylglutaryl-CoA synthase, which translates into the protein MDVGIVSYGAYIPRYRIAPQEIGKVWGTDGEALSRGLLIFSKSVPSPDEDVITISVEAARNMMKRVNIDPQEIGAIYVGSESHPYAVKPSGTIVAEAIEASPNLTVADFEFACKAGTAAIQTCMGLVGSGMVKYGVAIGADTSQGAPGDPLEYSASAGGAAFLIGSQKLIAKINHTSSYTTDTPDFWRREGQPYPSHEGRFTGEPAYFKHIIANAKSLMEMAKSKPEDYDYAVFHQPNGKFPLRVAKQLGFTEDQIEVGLLTPFIGNTYSGCVPLGLSAILDVAKPNERIMAMAYGSGAGADGFDITVTPGIKRIRKTAAPTVRELVENKKFIDYATYAKFRGKILMKGVI